The nucleotide window CTCAGGGACAAGGGGAAAGAGGCAATTGCGGTCTATCCTTTTAATCTAAGTGTTGAGGTTTCTCCGTCTGACGGAAAAAGAAGAATAATAATCAAGGCAGAAAAAGGGAATTATGTCAATATAACAGACTTAAAATGAGAAAGTCACAGTATTCTATGGAGTTTCTTATTTTCTTCGCCATTCTCAGTATTGTTTTTTTTGTATGGCTATTGATTTATTCCAACCTGTCCAACCAGGCCTTTCTGGAAAGGGACAGGAGGGCTATAAATGACTTAGGCAAGGCCATACAGACCCATATTTTTGCAGCAGCCAATGCAGAAGAAGGATATTTTTCAGAGAATCTTGACATTCCGTACAAAGCAGGCTCTGTCGATTATGAAATTAAAATGCAAAGCCTGGAGGAAGGCAGTTATGTTTTTGTTTTGGTCACAGAGAGAAATGATTATGTATTCCATATACCCTACACCCTGGGCAGAATAAAGAAAGGGGATAATAAGCTCTACAGTATGTGCGGCGTAGTGGCTGCCAACAGCCAGCCGCTTTCAGACGGGAAATGCAGCGATGTCTGGCTTCCAAACTGCTCTAATTTTATAGATGACGATGGAGACAATTTAATAGATATAATGGATGGCGGCTGTTGGCAGGATTATGATAACCCGCATTATGATCCTATGAAAAATAACGAGACAGCAGGCACCCCTGTAGATCCGCATGTTTATAATTACTATTACTTATGCCTGACAGCCCACAACAACGGCTTTTGCAGCAATATAAATATAATCAATAGCTTCATTCCTGGCACTATCGATTGTAATGCTAACACAAAACAGGGCTTCTGTTAGCCCATGTATGCGGGCCTTTCTTCTTTCATTTGTTTTGCCTGCGCAGAACTCAGCAAATTCTTCAGCTGTTCATAAGATTTCTCAATATCGCTTGTTACAGAGGGAGGCACTTTCTTCATGGCTTCTTCAAAATTCTCCATCGTAACTTCCTTTGCTTTGAGATCTTTCCTTAATGCAATGATTGCAGCTTCCCTGCATAGATTCTCTATATCTGCCCCCGCATAACCTTGGGTTTTTGCTGCAAGATAGAACAATAATTTATCTTTGTCTGGCATCTTTTCATATATTTCTTTGTATTTTTTTTCTTCACCAAAGATTTTTGATGCTAGTTCAAGCAGGTTCTTTTGTTCATTTATCTTCTTTTTCTCATCTTTTGTAACCTGCAGTGGCATATCCTTAGTATGCACCTTGAAAATCTCAAGCCTGGATTTTTCATCAGGAGCAGGAACCAGGATAACTCTATCGAATCTTCCCGGCCTCAACAGTGCAGGGTCTACTATATCCGGCCTGTTTGTTGCAGCTATAATGACAACATCATGCATTTCTTCCAGACCGTCGATCTCTGTAAGAAGCTGGTTGACGACCCTCTCGGCAACATGGCTTTCCCCGCTCATGCCCCTTCTCGGAGCAAGGCTGTCTATCTCGTCAAAGAATATTATCGTGGGGGCAGTCTGCCTTGCTTTCTTGAATATCTCCCTTACAGCCTTCTCGCTCTCCCCCACCCATTTTGACAGCAATTCCGGGCCCTTAACCCTTATAAAATTGCTGTTGGATTCGGCGGCAACAGCCTTGGCCAGCAATGTCTTTCCTGTGCCAGGTGCTCCATATAGCAGCACTCCTTTGGGCGGCTTTATCCCCATCCTGCTGAATGAATCAGGATTCTCCAGCGGCCACTCCACAGCCTCTTTCAATTCCTGCTTCATGGCTTCCAGGCCGCCGATATCATCCCATTTTATGTCAGGCACTTCTATTAGGACTTCCCTTAATGCAGAAGGCCTTACCACTTTAAGCGCCTCATAAAAGTCCTTTTTTGTTATCCTTAGCTGGTCCAGCAGCTCGTTGGGAATAGCCTCTTCCTCCTCTAATTTAAGCTCCGGAAGCACCCTTCTCAGGACTATCATTGCAGCTTCCTTTGCTAACGAAGCTAAATCCGCCCCTACAAACCCATAAGTTATATTGGAGATTTCATCCAGGTTAACAAGGTTTGGATTGCTGTTTATTTTCTTTATATATTTAAACAATTGTTCAGAATCTATATCTTTGAATATGGTGTTTTTTTCAGGATGGTCCTTTAAATATTCCTGGATAGTATTCTCCAGGGCCTTTTTTGTCATGTTTTCACTTATCTGCCCCGCTATTTCAAAAAGCGCCCTCTTATACTCATTATCCACGCTCTTTAGGTCTCTTATCGCCTGCTCACTTGAGTAAAGGGGCATATTTCTGGTATGGATTTTTAATATAGCTTCCCTTCCTTCTTTGCTCGGGACTCTTATCTCAACCTCTCTGTCAAACCTTCCCGGCCTTCTCAAAGCAGGATCGAGGATATTCGGAACGTTCGTAGCAGCAATTACAACAACCTTGCCTCTTGACTTTAAGCCGTCCATCAGCGCAAGCATCTGCGCAACCACCCTTCGTTCTACCTCGCCTCTGGTCTCTTCTCTTTTAGAAGCAATAGCATCAATCTCATCAATAAAAATTATAGACGGAGAGTTCTTCTCAGCCTCCTCAAACTTTTTTCTTATGTTTTCCTCGCTCTGGCCGTAATATTTGCTCATGATTTCAGGGCCGTTGATAACCAAGAAATGTGAATTTGTCTCATTGGCCACAGCCTTGGCCAGCAATGTCTTTCCTGTGCCAGGAGGACCGTGCAGCAGCACTCCTTTGGGCGGCTCAATGCCCAGCCTTTCAAAAACTTCGGGGTGCTTTAATGGAAGCTCGACCATCTCCCTGATCTTCTTAATTTCCTCATCCAGGCCGCCTATGTCCTCATAAGCTATCTCCGGGACAGCTTCATATTCCTCGACTTCTATGGCTTCCGGATTAAATATTAAGTCGGTGTCATCTGTGATTATTACAGCAGCTTGTTTAGGATTCGTGTCTGCAACTAGGAATTTTAAGTCTCCAAAGCCGAATCCAAGCATATTCTCATCCAGGACATTAAAAACATCCTCGAAGAAAGGGTTGTCCATCACACTGCTTCTCCTTCTCTTTGTTCCTCCAAGCGCAACTATGTCTCCCTTTACCACTGCCCTGCCCAGCAGACCCTGCTTGAAAATATCACTGCT belongs to Candidatus Woesearchaeota archaeon and includes:
- a CDS encoding CDC48 family AAA ATPase, producing the protein MADGKEIKLKVAEAIQDDVNKGIVRIDSGFMQEAGIRPGDVVEIRGERKTVAIADRAYPGDIGLNIIRMDGIVRRNSKTGIGELIKVTKAEVKEAKKVIIAPARKGVTVRASSDIFKQGLLGRAVVKGDIVALGGTKRRRSSVMDNPFFEDVFNVLDENMLGFGFGDLKFLVADTNPKQAAVIITDDTDLIFNPEAIEVEEYEAVPEIAYEDIGGLDEEIKKIREMVELPLKHPEVFERLGIEPPKGVLLHGPPGTGKTLLAKAVANETNSHFLVINGPEIMSKYYGQSEENIRKKFEEAEKNSPSIIFIDEIDAIASKREETRGEVERRVVAQMLALMDGLKSRGKVVVIAATNVPNILDPALRRPGRFDREVEIRVPSKEGREAILKIHTRNMPLYSSEQAIRDLKSVDNEYKRALFEIAGQISENMTKKALENTIQEYLKDHPEKNTIFKDIDSEQLFKYIKKINSNPNLVNLDEISNITYGFVGADLASLAKEAAMIVLRRVLPELKLEEEEAIPNELLDQLRITKKDFYEALKVVRPSALREVLIEVPDIKWDDIGGLEAMKQELKEAVEWPLENPDSFSRMGIKPPKGVLLYGAPGTGKTLLAKAVAAESNSNFIRVKGPELLSKWVGESEKAVREIFKKARQTAPTIIFFDEIDSLAPRRGMSGESHVAERVVNQLLTEIDGLEEMHDVVIIAATNRPDIVDPALLRPGRFDRVILVPAPDEKSRLEIFKVHTKDMPLQVTKDEKKKINEQKNLLELASKIFGEEKKYKEIYEKMPDKDKLLFYLAAKTQGYAGADIENLCREAAIIALRKDLKAKEVTMENFEEAMKKVPPSVTSDIEKSYEQLKNLLSSAQAKQMKEERPAYMG